The following proteins come from a genomic window of Scomber japonicus isolate fScoJap1 chromosome 4, fScoJap1.pri, whole genome shotgun sequence:
- the slc6a8 gene encoding sodium- and chloride-dependent creatine transporter 1 yields the protein MTCADRFMDDVARMIGYRPFPWMKWCWSFITPCVCIGIFLFHLANYKPLTYNNSYVYPWWGEVIGWCMALSSMLCIPVSVLYKLFRAKGTFKERWAHLTTPVWGAHHLDYMAPDIKSLTSLSPGTDDNKVIIFESVM from the exons ATGACGT GTGCTGACCGCTTCATGGACGATGTAGCTCGTATGATTGGCTACCGGCCTTTTCCCTGGATGAAGTGGTGCTGGTCCTTTATTACTCCGTGTGTCTGCATA ggCATCTTCCTGTTCCACCTGGCGAACTATAAGCCGCTGACCTACAACAACTCATACGTGTACCCGTGGTGGGGCGAGGTGATTGGCTGGTGCATGGCTCTGTCCTCCATGCTCTGCATCCCCGTCAGCGTCCTCTACAAACTCTTCAGAGCCAAGGGAACCTTCAAAGAG cGCTGGGCTCACCTGACGACTCCCGTGTGGGGGGCTCATCACCTCGACTACATGGCCCCCGACATCAAGTCTCTGACGTCTCTGTCCCCCGGCACCGACGACAACAAGGTCATCATCTTCGAGAGCGTCATGTGA